A genomic region of Armatimonadota bacterium contains the following coding sequences:
- a CDS encoding PAS domain S-box protein — protein sequence MSDIRLPEHLRYDLAHMWVQADGLLATIGVSDPAQRLWGQVDFAQLPRSGSKLVSGEAFGQLVCGTAGPCDLMAPVSGRVAAVNDSLSDDPSRVNSDPYGEGWLLRIEMSDPAELRDLLDAGAYRRWLEESPPEDVNAALGSLFKHSTDAMLLIDQHRRILAMNLAAERLTGFQAREIVGEARCYHLFRCGAEGDVSHGMDCFGVFSSQAGRIGGCSHFTIHRKDGSGVNISASYSPVPRKDGQGMFMLISFRKEDN from the coding sequence ATGTCGGATATCAGATTGCCCGAACACCTGCGTTATGACCTCGCCCATATGTGGGTACAGGCCGACGGCCTTCTCGCGACCATCGGTGTGTCCGATCCCGCGCAGCGATTGTGGGGCCAGGTCGATTTCGCCCAGCTTCCCAGATCCGGCTCGAAACTGGTGTCGGGCGAAGCATTCGGGCAACTCGTATGCGGCACCGCCGGCCCGTGCGACCTGATGGCCCCGGTTTCGGGCCGCGTCGCAGCGGTCAACGATTCACTCTCGGACGACCCCTCCCGCGTGAACTCGGACCCCTACGGCGAAGGCTGGTTGCTGCGGATCGAGATGTCCGATCCCGCCGAACTCCGCGACCTTCTGGACGCCGGGGCTTACCGCAGATGGTTGGAGGAATCACCGCCGGAAGACGTCAACGCAGCACTGGGATCTCTTTTCAAGCACTCTACCGATGCGATGTTGCTTATCGACCAGCACCGCCGGATCCTGGCGATGAACCTCGCCGCGGAACGGCTGACCGGCTTCCAGGCGCGGGAGATCGTGGGCGAAGCACGATGCTACCACCTGTTCCGGTGCGGGGCCGAGGGCGACGTATCCCACGGCATGGATTGCTTCGGCGTCTTTTCCTCGCAGGCCGGGCGCATCGGCGGTTGCAGCCATTTCACGATCCATCGCAAGGATGGGTCCGGGGTGAACATCTCGGCCAGCTACTCGCCCGTGCCACGAAAAGACGGTCAGGGGATGTTCATGCTCATCTCGTTCCGCAAGGAAGACAACTGA
- a CDS encoding methyltransferase — translation MPSSTDRIWETARGFMASRVILSGVEIGVFEALGNGPCSSQDVAATLKTDPRATDRLLNALVVQGLLLKQGGLFRNSEAAEQCLVPGRPGYAADGLMHTAHLWHTWTNLTEAVRNGKTPAREEATSANRADAFIAAMHHNAMSRAPLIVGALDLTGVNRLLDIGGGSADYAMAFCRAKNGLTATVFDLPDICPITQGYIDRAGLADRVNTYGGNYLQDAFPGGYDLALLSAVIHSNSPDETRLLFSKAFRALNPGGRIVVADWFMDDERVNPPGGAMFALNMLVGTESGDTYTESETAQWLSGAGFDAIRRTDLAGGATSLMIGSKPR, via the coding sequence ATGCCCTCATCAACCGATCGCATCTGGGAAACGGCACGGGGCTTCATGGCCAGCCGCGTGATACTATCAGGCGTCGAGATCGGCGTCTTCGAGGCGTTGGGCAATGGCCCCTGCTCCTCGCAGGACGTTGCAGCCACGCTGAAAACGGACCCGCGGGCAACCGACCGCCTTCTCAACGCCCTCGTCGTGCAGGGCCTTCTGTTGAAGCAAGGGGGCCTGTTCCGCAACAGCGAGGCTGCCGAGCAATGCCTCGTACCCGGCCGGCCGGGCTATGCCGCAGACGGCCTGATGCATACCGCGCACCTGTGGCATACGTGGACCAACCTTACGGAAGCGGTCCGGAATGGGAAAACCCCCGCGCGCGAGGAGGCGACCAGCGCAAACCGGGCTGACGCCTTCATCGCGGCGATGCACCACAACGCAATGAGCCGCGCGCCGTTGATCGTCGGCGCTCTGGACCTCACCGGCGTCAACCGCCTCCTGGATATCGGGGGCGGAAGCGCGGACTACGCGATGGCGTTCTGCCGCGCGAAGAACGGCCTGACGGCCACGGTGTTCGACCTGCCGGACATCTGCCCGATCACCCAGGGCTACATCGACAGGGCAGGATTGGCAGACCGCGTCAACACATACGGGGGCAACTACCTTCAGGACGCATTCCCGGGCGGATACGACCTCGCGCTCCTCTCAGCGGTCATCCACTCAAACAGCCCGGACGAGACGCGCCTCCTCTTCTCGAAAGCGTTCCGCGCGCTCAATCCCGGCGGACGTATCGTGGTCGCCGACTGGTTCATGGACGACGAGCGGGTGAATCCGCCCGGCGGCGCAATGTTCGCCCTCAACATGCTCGTCGGCACCGAATCCGGGGACACGTACACCGAATCCGAAACTGCCCAATGGCTGAGCGGGGCGGGATTTGACGCGATCCGCAGAACGGACCTCGCCGGCGGCGCGACCTCGCTGATGATCGGCTCAAAACCCCGCTAG
- the gltA gene encoding NADPH-dependent glutamate synthase, translated as MSETQKKLNIPRHRPPARPSVERVADFAEVSLNLSPEDAVLEAQRCLQCGKPRCVADCPVGIDVPLFIKSIAGGDFDDALHVIHDANLLPAICGRVCPQETQCESHCALAKKFGAVSVGALERFVADRAMQNGVHEQADEPLNVVKTGKKVAIIGSGPAGLACSADLIKMGHDVTIFEALHKPGGVLVYGIPEFRLPKSIVAQEIAALEKMGVKVETNVVIGRTITIDELFADGYEAVFVGTGAGLPVFMDIPGESLCGVCSANEFLTRVNLMGAYDAESNDTPVYVGKHVVVIGGGNVAMDSARVAKRLGPEKVTVLYRRTRAEMPARHDEIEHAEEEGIIFEYLTAPTAIIGDENRWVKGVQCLRMELGEPDASGRRRPVKIEGSDFVVEADTVVVAIGNKPAPLVPQTTPGLEITSHGTIVADHDSGATPRPGLFAGGDIVTGAATVIEAMGAGRRAAKAISEYLAGK; from the coding sequence ATGAGCGAAACCCAAAAGAAACTGAACATACCCCGTCACCGGCCGCCGGCACGCCCGTCCGTTGAGCGGGTCGCCGATTTCGCAGAGGTGTCGTTGAACCTGTCGCCCGAAGACGCGGTGCTGGAGGCGCAGCGCTGCCTTCAATGCGGGAAGCCGCGTTGTGTGGCGGACTGCCCTGTAGGCATCGACGTTCCTCTGTTCATCAAATCGATCGCCGGCGGCGATTTCGACGACGCGCTCCACGTGATCCACGACGCCAATCTGCTTCCGGCCATCTGCGGCCGCGTATGCCCGCAGGAAACGCAATGCGAGTCCCATTGCGCCCTGGCGAAGAAGTTCGGGGCGGTGTCGGTTGGAGCGCTCGAGCGGTTCGTTGCGGATCGTGCCATGCAGAACGGCGTTCACGAGCAAGCGGACGAGCCCCTGAACGTGGTGAAGACCGGAAAGAAGGTCGCGATCATCGGGTCCGGTCCCGCCGGGCTGGCGTGCTCGGCCGATCTGATCAAGATGGGGCACGATGTCACCATTTTCGAGGCGCTTCACAAACCTGGCGGCGTGCTGGTATACGGCATACCTGAGTTCCGACTGCCAAAATCCATCGTGGCTCAGGAGATCGCCGCGCTCGAAAAGATGGGCGTAAAGGTCGAAACGAACGTCGTCATCGGACGCACCATCACCATCGATGAGCTGTTCGCGGACGGTTACGAAGCGGTTTTTGTTGGTACGGGCGCCGGGCTGCCGGTCTTCATGGACATCCCCGGCGAGAGCCTGTGCGGCGTGTGTTCCGCCAATGAGTTCCTCACGCGCGTCAACCTGATGGGCGCGTATGACGCCGAGTCGAACGACACCCCCGTCTACGTTGGCAAGCACGTTGTGGTCATCGGCGGCGGAAACGTGGCCATGGACTCGGCGCGCGTGGCGAAGCGACTCGGCCCGGAGAAGGTAACCGTTCTGTACCGGCGAACCCGCGCCGAGATGCCGGCGCGGCACGACGAGATCGAACACGCGGAGGAAGAAGGCATTATCTTCGAGTATCTCACCGCGCCGACCGCCATCATCGGCGACGAAAACCGCTGGGTGAAGGGCGTCCAGTGCCTGCGTATGGAACTCGGTGAGCCGGACGCCTCCGGACGCCGCCGGCCGGTGAAGATCGAGGGTTCCGATTTCGTGGTGGAAGCGGACACGGTTGTCGTGGCGATCGGCAACAAGCCCGCGCCACTGGTTCCGCAGACAACGCCGGGACTCGAGATCACCTCACACGGGACCATCGTGGCCGATCACGACTCCGGCGCCACGCCGCGGCCCGGCCTTTTCGCCGGCGGCGACATCGTTACCGGTGCGGCAACGGTGATCGAGGCGATGGGCGCCGGACGGCGCGCGGCGAAGGCGATTTCTGAGTACCTGGCAGGGAAGTAG
- a CDS encoding sulfide/dihydroorotate dehydrogenase-like FAD/NAD-binding protein — protein MNRIVSKEWLAPTVARLVVEAPLTARKRLAGQFVILRVKDHGERIPLTIAGSDPDAGTITLVVQKVGKTTSDLCALEAGDTLLDLAGPLGVPTHVENWGRVVCVAGGVGAAVVLPIAEAVKAAGNEVDVILGARSQDLLVLEDELRAASTHFHLTTDDGSVGEKALVITPLQRLLDEGNVKMVIAAGPVPMMRAVCETTRPSATPTMVSLNPVMVDGTGMCGGCRVHIGDQVKYACVDGPEFDGHKVDFDELRARLAIYRSQEQAPRGPGHCEKQMTPVS, from the coding sequence TTGAATCGCATCGTCTCAAAGGAATGGCTGGCGCCCACGGTGGCGCGGCTTGTCGTCGAGGCCCCACTCACCGCGCGCAAGCGCCTCGCGGGCCAGTTTGTCATCCTCCGCGTCAAAGACCATGGTGAGCGCATCCCGCTGACGATCGCCGGATCTGATCCCGACGCAGGAACGATCACCCTCGTGGTGCAGAAAGTCGGCAAAACAACTTCCGACCTGTGCGCGCTGGAAGCCGGCGACACACTGCTGGACCTGGCCGGGCCGCTGGGCGTGCCGACACACGTTGAGAATTGGGGTCGCGTCGTCTGCGTTGCGGGCGGTGTGGGGGCTGCCGTTGTTCTCCCGATTGCGGAAGCCGTGAAGGCGGCGGGCAACGAAGTGGACGTGATTCTCGGAGCGCGGTCCCAGGATCTGTTGGTCCTGGAAGACGAACTGCGCGCTGCATCTACGCATTTCCACCTCACCACGGACGATGGATCCGTCGGGGAAAAGGCCCTCGTCATAACGCCCCTTCAGCGGTTGCTGGACGAAGGCAACGTGAAAATGGTCATCGCCGCGGGCCCGGTTCCGATGATGCGCGCTGTCTGCGAGACGACACGACCATCCGCCACGCCAACGATGGTGAGCCTCAATCCGGTGATGGTCGACGGTACCGGTATGTGCGGTGGGTGCCGCGTGCATATAGGAGACCAAGTAAAGTACGCGTGCGTGGACGGGCCAGAGTTCGACGGTCACAAAGTCGATTTTGACGAGTTGCGCGCCCGCCTGGCGATCTACCGCAGCCAGGAACAGGCGCCGCGAGGCCCCGGCCACTGCGAGAAACAGATGACCCCCGTTTCATAG